Within Cucumis melo cultivar AY chromosome 4, USDA_Cmelo_AY_1.0, whole genome shotgun sequence, the genomic segment AACACAAGTGATGGaaaatatatacacacacacatatatataattcatcTCATCACTTGTCATTCTCATACATACAAAAACACACACCCacacatttatatataaaacaCTTAAAATAATATGATGTTCTCTCAAAATTCTTCACAAATTCTCACACCACTGACAATGCCACTGATTTATCAAAGTCCGTACTCCTCAAATTCCTTATTCTCCCTCTCCCTTTACTCTGTTGTTTCTTCTTCGTGATCAATCCCTGCCACGACGGCGTCCGCGTCGGTGGCACGTCGGTGTGATCTTTACCCACACCACCATGCATCAAAATCCTCATAGTCCTCGTATACTGCATCGACTGAGCAATTTGCATTGCACTCAACCCTTTATTCGTCACGGCCTCGACGTCGGCGCCTCTCTCGACGAGTAGTTGGACAACGTTATCATGAGCAGCCTCGACAGCGCAGTGAAGTGCAGTATAGCCGTCGTCGTCCTTAGCATTGACATCTATACCAATATCAATGAGGGCTCTGGAGGCGTCGGTATGGCCCTTGAAGGCAGCTCTGTGGAGTGCTGTCCAGCCGTTTTGATCGCGACTGTTGATAGCAGCACCACTGTCGACGAGGAGTTGGATTGAGCGGACGTCACCCTTGCGTGCGGCAGTGGCAAGCTTGTCGGCGAGACGGAGGACGTCGAAGAGGCGGGTGTGGGAGTGGTCGAATGCAACGTCGTATGGACGCTTTCCGGCCCAGTTTCGGATGTCTTTGTTGGCTCCTTTTTGAATTAAAAGCTTAACGATTTGCTCGTCGCCGATTCTTGCGGCCATGTGCAACGCCGTATCTCCTGTGTTGTAAATAAGAACCACCGTTGAATATTTGCTTTTCAATATCTATAACTCAAAGATGATTTTTTTAtgaccttttcatttttgttaTGTATTGTTTTAGCtttggaaaataaaaatttataaatttagttaaacactaaaatgtcatttttgtcctatttccttttttttttttttttttttttttttttttttgtctacaCTTAGTCAACTCGTTAATGGTGTAAACGACGATGGGGATTTATTTGGATGGACATTATAAATTCAAGTTTGTAATTGACACTTTCTAAGACTAATGATTAATTAAATAGAAACAATGTGGgattaaacaataaaaaaaaaatggtttgaTAAAGAAAGTTTTGTAACCATGTGGATTAATTCCATTAGTTTAAGATAGCTTCACAAGCTTAAACTAAACATCTTTGTCTCTAACTTTAATTTTCTTAGCATTCAATATTTAAGTAATGTTATgaactttcttttttaaaaaaaaaaaacaaaacaaaacaaaacaaacattgCTTACAACAATTTTGAAGCATTTATAAATGGAAATAAAtagcaaaattttcaaattttttttttttaataaaagagaaaaggaaaaaaaaatggttagaTGTAAAAAAATAGAGTGGAAATGTGAGAAGAAAGTGAACCTTGTTCGGCACTACGAACATCAGGTTTAGCGCCATTAGCGAGAAGCAACCGAGCACAATCACGGCGGCGCTCTTGAACGGCCAGATGGAGTGCCGTATCTCCATCCTTAGACAGAGCATCAACACAAGCTCCTTTCACCAATAGCAGCCTCAACACCTCCACATGCCCTCCCGCCGCCGCCAAATGAATCGCTCCAAAAACCGATCCTTCCCCCCGCTCCGTACTCGCCTTCCTCGCCAATAACAGCTCCACAATCAACGCCTGCCCAGCCCCCGCCGCCGCCTCCACGGCTGTCATCCCACTCTCCCCCACTTTCCCCACATCCGGATTGAACTCCAACAACAACTGCACCAAATCCGCTCTCCCCTGCCCAATCGCCAAGTGAAGGAGAGTCCTCCCCTTTTCATCCACAGAGTCCACCGCCCTCCAAACCGGATCACTCCTCTCCAACACCTCTCTAATCTCATCCATAGCCCCATCCGCCACTAATCTCGCCAACACAGCCGACCCCACGAACATAACTTTAATCCCACTGTCGATAAACACCTGTTTCTTTCTGGTAGTGAACCAATCGGAAGGAACAGAGTCGAAGCTTGAGGAAGAGTCTTTGATAGCGGCGCCGGGGACGACGACGCTGTGGAGGAGGAAAGAGTCATCGGAATAAGGATAGGAATCGGGGAGATTGACGCCGGGTGGAAGATGGTAAAGGATTTCGACAGTTAAAGTAGCGAGTGGAGGAATGATTCCGGATTGAGGCTTGAAAGTGTAGCGGGATTTGATGAGAGGCTGAAGCCGGAAGGCGACAGGCATGGTGTACATGACGTTCCGGAGGGTGATCTCGCCGGAGCATTTGTGGGGGGGTTCGATTCGGATTGGGATGAGGTTGGAGGGTTCGAGGGTGATGAGACGATCCATGATTTTTGGAGGAGAAACAGTGGGGGTTTGGAAAACAAAGTGTTTAAAAACAGAGGAAGGCCGGCGAGGGATGAGTAAAGGATCGACAAGTGGGGATGTGAAAAACAATGGAAGACTTGTTCTATTACCCCCCCCCTTCTCTTTCCCTATTTTTAAGTTTAATAAGATACGCATATTACAAACAAGAAGGAAGCTTTGTgggattttcttttttaatttaatgtttCTTGTTTTTTGATAGTGACATGATTTGAGAACTTAGGTTAGGTGTTTCTCTGTAATTGTTTTTTTgggttttcaattttgtgttgtgtggtTGAGATGAAGGTAAAAAGATCAGATGGCTACAAACTCTAATATTGAAAGCATTGGGCAAACACAAATTCTCCTTTTTCCTTGGATTTGTATTTTATAGTATTGCCTGGAATTCAACTTTTCAAGTTACTATATTCTTTCTATGCAagaataaattgaaaatgtatCTACAAATAATCCACTTGTCACGTATGGAAAAGCCAATAATCTATAGTTATTGTTATTTGTTATTTAATATGAAAAGGATGGTATTACAAAGTCAAGTTTAGGGTTTTGTTTGTTTCAAGGAAATAGAAATTAACAGAGGTTTGGAGTTTTGGTTCTTCACCAATTTTTAATATTCCTCAATACCCCAACGTCACATATACAAAtatttattcaatttcatatttctataattcaatcctttttgataaattaaattaactttttttcttataattaatttaagaaAGAGTGGGTGGGTGGGTGGGTGGGAAACTTGGCATTCAAATATAAACCAAactttattttgaatttgagaTATTAAAATATGAAGGTTATATACTAAGATTCCTTTTTTTCACTTAAcaataatgttaaaaaaaaaaaattgtaaaaaaattgaGGGGTAATTATAATCGAAAtataagaacaaaaaaagaaagcaaaatTGGTTTAGGGTGAAATGTATATAATTAGAAAGCATAGTTTGAGTAGTTAATTAAAGAATGCTTATAACTCAAAATTTGTCACACTTAAAACTTACAAATGTCAAATTAATAAGaagaattaaatattaatagtaTTAGAAAAAAGGAGATAAATAAGAACATGAAGAAAGAAACAAAGAGAGAGAGTAAAAGAATCAATCGTATTACTCTTACCAAATCaattcttaaagaaaaaaaaattgcaatatTCTTACCAAATCAATTAGATGAACAAAccaaccaaatttaaaaataaatgaatttatTATGACTTGAAGCATATCGTGCCTATCAATATCTTTCAtcaatatgaaattttgttatattttgtaaatatttgattAAATATGTCGTTCCTTTACAATTTCCagtaataaatttaacttttgtattcaatttttttttctaaaaaaatgttacaatattttttaattaaagaaacaaaacaatagTACATAAAATATAGTTATACAATTataaatacatattttaaatttgttttaaataaaagtaaaaaaaaaaaaaaaattctcagaTTGTTTTTCAAAATAGGGGTTAATAGGGACATTTTTATTTGACTATGTATTAATTAAAAATGGAGTTGCAATGTAGTGTTATTAACTAAGCTAAGTAATTAATATGTGACCATATGTTAACACAATGACTATAACAAATAGCTCTTGAAAACTTTCCCATTAAAAAAGGGAATTAAATTTTGTAAGTAAAATTGTTGGAAAACATTAATAGGAAGTTATAGTAACAAACCACAGCTAATTATGGGTGGATTTTGAAAGTTTCTTTCATTTCTAAAATTCTAAAACCACAAACCAAATCCACATTTTACCAttactttcttttatttcttaattatttaaagttttagtaaaaccctaaaaaatataaattgatTAATTATTATAACTATAGAAACAAATATGAAAAGTGATGCATTCGATTATGTTTGGTGTTATTTACTAATATTCCACACAAACATAACGAGACATGGGGTCCACTTTCAAGTTTGTTGTCGAAACTTGTAACGTAATTAATTTAAGCAACGTAGGATATTAGGTAagaatatcattattattaccGATATTGTCACTGACAAGACAATGGAAAAATTAAGATAATCAATGGAATAGTTACGAAAACATCACAATTACTTTTATTATTTAGAAGATAGATTATGGTTACAAATACTActgtaaatatgataaaaatcAATTGAGTTGGGTGTTCGATTAAAGCCCATTACAATTGATTCATTAATAGAATTTCATTACGATTACACAACCGGGTAAAAAGATGGTCTTTAATCCATATGATATGGTAAACTCCTCATAAATAGTCCATAGGAGAGGTTTTATCAAAGCATAAAAGATGATTTAGGAGATTTCATGACTAACATTGAAGAATTATGTAGTACccctaacaaaaaaaaaaaaaaaaaaaataccccTTTGTTCATAATAGACCCGCTCTATTTAAAGtctaaaataatttatgaacggacaaacaataaataaataaaggtaGTATCAAAGAAAAAGAGGCCACTACTAAAAGTGAAGTGAAGTGTAATGGGTGGTTAGAGGTGATTAAGTTATTATGGTGGGAGAGAAAAACGTTTGTTTTGAAGGGACTCTGGTTAAGGACATCTTTAGAGTGATGTACTGATTGATTTATGGCGTTTGGTTTGGGTTGAATTGCTTGTAAGAGAAAACACCAAAAAATAGGGGCGGAGAAAACTAAATATACTAAAACACTAAACAGTGGGAAGTCGGTCGGTCTCATTGTTttgttaattaaaataaaattacccattggaaatttttgaaaaaacggTGGGCAATTTAATTCCCCCTTTTCTTCCCTTCATCGCAATAAAATCTCCCGACGCTCTTTCAATCAATCAATCCATCTTCTTCCAATTTCCCCATCATCAAAATGGCctctctcctcctcctcctctccGAACTCCTCCGTCACCACAACACCAATCCCGACTACTGGCTCACTCTTCCTTCTCCACCAACCACGATGCCGTCTTCTTCTGCCGATAATGGAACGTCGGGGTGCAGTTACGGCAATAATTATAAGACCCGGATCTGTGCCGATGAGAATGAAATGGATGAGTTTCTTAAGGAATCTAGGGTTTGTGTTGATTTGGTTTGGCcctaatttcaatttcaatttcgATTTGTTTCTCAGGATTTGGGTTTCTTGTGTTTTTTGTTTGTGTTGTAATACATACTCGAAGGAAGGTTTCGAGTTCAAGAGAGAGGAAGAAAATTCCAATTGGGTTTGTAGAGATAATGGTGAAACAGAGTACGATTATCTCAACGCCTTTGCTCCGTAGAATGTACACGAATTGTataaacatatatacatatatattatttttgatttcttctctctttttgtttgttgttaAATTTGGAGTTTGGATATAAACAAGAAAACAAATTATTAAAGAAATGTTTGAATAAAATGGTATAGGTGTTGTTTGTGGAGTAAACAATTTTAAATGAGCCCCACTTAACTTCCTCGTTCTACTTCTATTGTGAAAACAAGAttgagtttcttttttttttaatggaatCTACCTCAAAAATATGTAAATAAGTCTGCCAATCTAATTCAGGAATGGAATGGAAGAGTGCTAAATCTAATTTTGATGGACAATTATGTCCATTATTGTTACGGTTACAAAACGCTATCAAAACCAATACAATTATACATCTATCGATAAAATACTTGTTTTTGATTACACCAACTTTTATTACAGTTTCGTGAAACATGGCCTTTGCATACCTATGATGTGCATGAGCTTTAATTGCTCAGGAGGTTTGTGATTTGATTTTAACCTCAGgaagtgtaaaaaaaaaaaaaaaaaaaaatagtcatgTCAAAATGAAGTTGGGTAATGCAaagttaatattattattaatgtagCTTATGTGATTACCTAATTGCTTTTTTATCTTTTACAGCTATAGTACCTTATTGGATGAATGTAACTCTCCAAAATGAAAGTAAACATGGGAGatgtttatataaatataaaactcTAGAGATCGGTACTTTCTGCCTTGTTAAAAAACTCAATTAAGTCGTAAAAAGGTCATAAAAGATATAaacattatttatatatatatatatatatatatataagaaataaatattcaatagaAAAGAGActcattttcaaaaattaacATAGGGAGAGCAACCCAATTTTTATTACAAGGACACTTGTATATAATACTAATTAATTGTACcgacaaaaaaaaatcaatatattataaatattagtaaAATAGATGTCATCATTCATTATGCTTTGTGTCCATATAGTTATGTGTTACTGACTCTCTTATCTATCTCTTATGTTTAATGTCTTGAAGATACTCGTTCTTGATGATCACATAATCTATCCTGTATTTGCCAAATTATACATACTTGAGGAGAAATCCATGAAATTTGCAGagaaaattttgagtttttttttatatatataaattatttattttagtattATATTTATGTAACATGCGTGTTTCAAATATATCTTGTTTTATGACacaatattaattataatttttttattagtattttatAACATTAATCAATCTAGTTTTGGTAAGGTTTGGTAGAACCAAATTAAACCTtcttaaccattttttttttcgtttaagAATGTATAAAATAATCCATTACTTTCGAAAAAAacgaatttaaaattaaaaaataaaaacatatttaaattcatatttatttgaatGTGCCTCACATCAAAAactatgaaaaataaaataaaatatcatctactaaattttgtaacaataaataattatcataaaCAATCAGATTaatcatattaaaattatttcatAATATTGGATATCTTTGACACaatcatattaaaattaaacagattttattatattagttAACAAAATGACTTACAAGAAAgcgaaaagataaatttatatCTACAAAGTGGGAATAAGAAGTTAATCAAGACAATAACACTTACTCTTCCACCTTGTACAATGTATTATTATCTTCAATTGTCTatcataaaatttttaaatatttaattttgtgtctaataaattattgtaatttttttaacatCGATAAGTCGGGTAAAAAATGTTCTAATTAACTCGTAAAATTggtaattgaaaaaaaaaaaaagagtgagaGATCTCGAACCAATTgggaaatatatataaattagttGTTTTGGGTCACATCCACCACCAATCCCCCAATCAATTTCAACCACCAAATTCCTTtgcttccttttctttttttgtttcctaATTTTCTGAATATgacattcttttttctttttttttttctattgatctttgcaaataaaataaataaaaagtcttacaaaaaaaaaaaaaaaaaagtttccaaattattttatataataaaacatATTGTAATGGCAAAATCTCCTCTCATGCCACGCGTTCTACACGCGCGTGCACATCATCTGCATTCCCCATTTGTAgggtttaattaatttgagagaCAACTCATGATACATTATAAATTATGGCTCAACAATGCTTGGAGATGAAACCTATTGAGTTGAGCATCACCAAAGCTTTGTTTATGAATTTCGAATCTTTGGTGCCTTCTCTATCTACGGAGCTTTGACGATGCTCAACACTTCAATATTTGGATGTTAGTTAATGCTTTTGGATCTGTCTCTTTTTTTAAGTGTTTCAGGGGAATTAGGTAATGTGGATGTACACTTGCTTGTTATGTTGGCGGTTTCTTGTACTTTGGGATATTTTTTGAGCTCtgttcttcttcctcttttttagGAGATATTTTATGGTGCGTTACTAGGGTGCAATATTCTCATTTCTGTCTCCTCTCTATTTTGCGTGAAGAGGCCGGCACGAATTCTGTTTAATTGTTGCTGATTTGGTTTGTTCTTCTACAAAAACAAATTTGGTTTAGTTatcttctattttttattttatttaccaacAAAAACAtggagttttttcaaaaataggaaagaaacaaagtatttacacttgATAGAAAAAACCAATAAACATTATATTTGTACAATtctattttagaaaaacaatcTTTTTAAGAACATATGTTTTTAATAGAGgtatttatttttttcgtaAGGATAAACATCTAGCAATGTAGGAATTCCCTATTTACATACAAAATGGGAAAACCATGGGAAATTTTTATCGTAAACTATGGTCATCTCTAATTTCGAGTATAGTGTACATAACTTGGTCTAaagattcaaaatattacatttttattggtttctaAAAGTTTTAAAGTTTACACTTTTTCTTGAAGTAACTAATGCTCTTCTCGTCAATTTtcaatcaattaattaaaaataattaagatgCAATCTTTTATAAACTATTAACAACAAACCTAAATGATTGAAACAAAACATAAATTATATCCAAAACTTAGGGTCAACGTATAATTTTGATTCATCTAATTTTGAACttaaacaaatctaaatttaaatgaGTAAAAAGAAAAGTGTAAAAGTAAATGATAAATAGGAGTATATTTATATTGGATTCAAATATTAAATAGTGGGTTATTGATTGTAaatttatggtttttttttttttttttttgtttttttctggGAAGATGATTGGAAATTAATGTTAACGAAGATTTGTTAAAACTTAAGTTTGTTAATTATCATTTGAGTTTAATAAACAAgttgaataaattaaaaatgttgagtttaatttgaattagaatGGGATGGCTTTGATTGTCAAAGTTTTTGGACAAACCACAGCGTTTCTGTCCgacacaaaataaaaaagaaaagatggtCGTGGCCACTCACTCACGCCCTCTCCCTCACTTCCACATTACGCCTTTTCCCCTTAAACTCTCCCTCCCCCACGCCCCCACCTTGCGCGTCTCGTTCCATCTTCTCCTACCCAAAAGTTTTACGTTTGGTCTTGAAAGTCAAATCTTTGTATTTGTAATTTAGAGTATAGGAAGTGAGATTTGATCGGTGTACCTCTAGAacaaaagtaaaaattaaaagtaagtaaataaaggaaaatgaaataCACATTTGGTTGTCTGTCACCGGCTACCATCCAATCTCATCTCCGGCTGTGATTTTCCGATATCCCAGATCTGCCTCTGCCACCTCACCATCTCTGAGCTCTATAAATACACTTCATTCCCATTTCTTCCAACTCGCGCCTTCTCTCTTCTTAGTGGCTCCCCCATTACCATCGTCTCCTCTTTCCCTATCtcttatctctctctctctctctcatttctttcttttatcccAGGGGAGGCTCTGTCGGTGTTCCACTTCCTCAAGGTTACCtccattttctctctttttccctTACCCGTTTTTCCATGCTTTCCCATTCCTCTGTTTCTCtaaatttcacttttttttgTCAATGTCTGTTGGCATTCCTGTAATTTGGGATTCAGATCCGCTGTGTTGTGATACTCTTTTTGATACTTTGCCTTGAACCCATTTTGGATTTCATCTTCTAATTGCTGCTGTTTTAAGGATTGTTCGGAATTTTACTTGCTTACTCTGTTTTTTGTGTTTACTTTAGTATTGTGGTGTAGATCTGGTGGGATATTTGGTTTCTTTCTGGAAAGACTTGTGTTCCTAGATCTGACGTATTTAATGGGTTGTTTTCTATTTTAAGTATTAGATCTATCTGGGTCTGAATTGTTGGCTTATGTGAACTTTACTCATTGGATCTTTACTGCATGTGTTACCAACCCTTTGTTCTCAAGTCTTCTTCACTGGCTTGAATTTCGTATCACGCTTTTAATTTAACATGTTGTTGCCTGTTTCTGTTACTTAATGATTATCGGATTGGGGATTTGAGATAAGAGTAGTGTTGAGGATCTAATTGAATTTCGTTACGTCCGCGATCTCTTGAGCAGAACAATGGCATCTCACATCGTTGGATATCCTCGTATGGGTCCCAAGAGGGAGCTCAAGTTTGCTCTTGAATCATTTTGGGATGGGAAGAGCACAGCAGAGGATTTGAAGAAGGTGGCTGCAGATCTGAGGTCGTCCATCTGGAAACAGATGTCTGATGCAGGGATCAAATACATTCCCAGCAACACTTTTTCATACTATGATCAGGTGCTTGACACCACTGCATTGCTTGGGGCTGTTCCTCCTAGATATAGCTGGACTGGTGGTGAGATTGGGTTTGATACCTACTTCTCCATGGCTAGAGGAAATGCATCTGTACCAGCTATGGAAATGACCAAGTGGTTTGACACAAACTAGTAAGTAACCCACTTTGCCTTTCACTTTTGGAAGGAAGATCCGTTGTTAGGATGCAATGACAGTGTAATGAGATCAGTATAATTAATCTTGCCAATTCAATGATGCAGCCACTTCATTGTTCCTGAGTTGGGGCCAGAGGTGAAGTTCTCTTATGCTTCCCATAAGGCAGTGGACGAATACAAAGAAGCCAAAGCTGTAAGTTGTTGATCTGATATTTGCGTTGGTTGTTCATAAAGTAAGGTATATAATACATTGGAAAATTGAAACAGAAGATTTGATTGAGAATTGagaatttaataatttaaagggATAATAATatagtatataataatatttttaaataattgtaaatctctcaaaatttaaattttgagagctagatttaaattttgttgtatttataaattatttttcattgtgtTATATCCGTTAGTACTTTGGGTCTGACAGCTATATTTAACACTGCCCCTAGTTAAAGTTATTGGAAATAGGCCTTGGATCCCTGTCACATGGAGTGGAATTTCGGTATATATCATTTGCAAAAAAACAGATTGCATTGTATTATGAATGTGTTGACATGCTTCAATGACTTAGACGAGCGTATTCCTTATAGGACTAAGAAATCTGATTTAGGTATATAAGTACCGAGTAATTGAGGTAAAGAACATTTTTTATTATGCAGCTTGGAGTAGACACTGTTCCAGTCCTCGTTGGTCCCGTGTCATACTTGTTGCTCTCCAAACCTGCAAAGGGTGTTGACAAGaccttctctctcctctcccTTCTTGACAAGATCCTTCCTGTCTACAAGTAAAATTCGTCACTCTATCAAGATGTTCCATAGTGTTTCTCTAATGATTCTCTTTTTCACATATTTATATGGTTTCTAACCTTTCAGGGAGGTTATTTCTGATCTTAAAGCAGCTGGCGCTACTTGGATTCAGTTTGATGAGCCTACATTAGTGTTGGACCTTGATTCTCACAAATTGAAAGCCTTCTCCGATGCATATGCTGACCTAGAATCATCTCTCTCTGGCTTGAATGTTCTTGTTGAGACATACTTTGCTGATGTCCCTGCTGAGGCATACAAGACCCTTACTTCTTTGAAGGGTGTCACTGGCTATGGATTTGATTTGGTTCGTGGAACTAAGACACTTGATTTGATTAAGGGTGATTTCCCCAAGGGAAAATACCTTTTTGCTGGACTAGTTGATGGAAGGAACATTTGGGCCAATGATCTTGCTGCTTCAGTTAGCACATTGGAGGAATTGGCTGCTGTTGTGGGTAAAGGTGATATTCTTTTGCTTACATTTGTATTACTATGTTGGTTCGTGACGctgaatttaattattattatttgagaGTTCATATTTACTCACTGATTCTCCATTCAAAAAAACTATGCAGATAATCTTGTTGTCTCCTCCTCCTGCTCACTTCTTCACACTGCTGTTGACCTTGTCAATGAAACCAAGTTGGACAATGAAATCAAATCATGGCTCGCTTTTGCTGCTCAAAAGATTGTTGAAGTTAATGCATTGGCTAAGGCCTTGGCTGGTCAAAAGGATGAGGTATATTCTTTATTCGGATGAAATTTGTCTATGGAAGGTGTAATCTATGTTTTTAGGTCTTGATATCTAACCTTGTGTTGTAACTTAGATTATTTCTTGAACGTTCTTCCCTTGGTACTAACCCTTTGAAATTGATGAGCACCAACTCATAAGCTTATTGGAATTTTCTTTTCAGGCATTCTTTGCTTCTAACGCTGAAGCTCATGCTTCAAGGAAGTCATCCCCAAGGGTGACCAATGAGGCTGTTCAGAAAGCGGTCTGTACAATCATTTCTTATCTTTAAGGTGTTTAACTATCTGTTTGCCGGGATTGCATTAACTGATTAATTGCTTTTTGATTGTGCAGGCTGCTGCTTTGAAGGGGTCTGATCATCGACGTGCTACAAACGTTAGCGCAAGACTCGATGCTCAACAGAAGAAGCTTAATCTCCCAATCCTTCCAACCACCACCATTGGCTCTTTCCCTCAAACTGTTGAACTCAGGAGGGTTCGTCGTGAATACAAAGCTAACAAGTGAGTAAAATTGATACCTTCTTTCCTTGAAGTTTATAAATACTTTAACCCTGTTTCTAATGTTTGCATCTTTTTTCTTACCATTCTTTAGGATCTCTGAGGAGGAATATGTGAAGGCAATCAAGGAAGAAATTAGCAAGGTTGTCAAGCTCCAGGAAGAGCTCGACATTGATGTCCTGGTTCATGGAGAGCCCGAGGTGAGTTATTAGGAGCCTGTTTAGCAGAAAATCAAGCACTGTTTTTGTCGAGGGAGATCGTAGTACCTTTTCCTCGTTTTGGCTCTTCTAACATGAATTTCATCCTCACTGCAGAGAAACGATATGGTTGAATACTTTGGGGAGCAATTGTCCGGTTTTGCTTTCACTGTCAATGGTTGGGTGCAATCATATGGATCTCGTTGCGTGAAGCCTCCAATCATCTATGGTGACGTGAGCCGCCCAAAAGCCATGACCGTCTTCTGGTCTACCATGGCTCAGAGCATGACAGCCCGCCCAATGAAGGGAATGCTCACTGGCCCCGTCACCATTCTCAACTGGTCTTTTGTTAGAGTCGACCAGCCAAGGTACTAGAAGAAAGATAATGTTTCCAAGCTTAAAGAAACTACAGTAGTTGTTTTCTTTCCGCTTTATAGTTTACACTAGACTTTATGGCTAATCCTTCTTGTGTACATTATCATCTTCTAGATTCGAAACATGCTACCAGATTGCTTTGGCCATCAAGGATGAGGTCGAGGATCTCGAGAAGGCTGGCATTAATGTCATCCAAATTGATGAGGCTGCTTTAAGAGAAGGATTACCTCTAAGGAAGTCTGAGCATGCTTTCTACTTGGATTGGTCTGTTCACTCTTTCCGTATCACAAACTGTGGTG encodes:
- the LOC103486915 gene encoding protein VAPYRIN-like; protein product: MDRLITLEPSNLIPIRIEPPHKCSGEITLRNVMYTMPVAFRLQPLIKSRYTFKPQSGIIPPLATLTVEILYHLPPGVNLPDSYPYSDDSFLLHSVVVPGAAIKDSSSSFDSVPSDWFTTRKKQVFIDSGIKVMFVGSAVLARLVADGAMDEIREVLERSDPVWRAVDSVDEKGRTLLHLAIGQGRADLVQLLLEFNPDVGKVGESGMTAVEAAAGAGQALIVELLLARKASTERGEGSVFGAIHLAAAGGHVEVLRLLLVKGACVDALSKDGDTALHLAVQERRRDCARLLLANGAKPDVRSAEQGDTALHMAARIGDEQIVKLLIQKGANKDIRNWAGKRPYDVAFDHSHTRLFDVLRLADKLATAARKGDVRSIQLLVDSGAAINSRDQNGWTALHRAAFKGHTDASRALIDIGIDVNAKDDDGYTALHCAVEAAHDNVVQLLVERGADVEAVTNKGLSAMQIAQSMQYTRTMRILMHGGVGKDHTDVPPTRTPSWQGLITKKKQQSKGRGRIRNLRSTDFDKSVALSVV
- the LOC103486914 gene encoding 5-methyltetrahydropteroyltriglutamate--homocysteine methyltransferase, whose product is MASHIVGYPRMGPKRELKFALESFWDGKSTAEDLKKVAADLRSSIWKQMSDAGIKYIPSNTFSYYDQVLDTTALLGAVPPRYSWTGGEIGFDTYFSMARGNASVPAMEMTKWFDTNYHFIVPELGPEVKFSYASHKAVDEYKEAKALGVDTVPVLVGPVSYLLLSKPAKGVDKTFSLLSLLDKILPVYKEVISDLKAAGATWIQFDEPTLVLDLDSHKLKAFSDAYADLESSLSGLNVLVETYFADVPAEAYKTLTSLKGVTGYGFDLVRGTKTLDLIKGDFPKGKYLFAGLVDGRNIWANDLAASVSTLEELAAVVGKDNLVVSSSCSLLHTAVDLVNETKLDNEIKSWLAFAAQKIVEVNALAKALAGQKDEAFFASNAEAHASRKSSPRVTNEAVQKAAAALKGSDHRRATNVSARLDAQQKKLNLPILPTTTIGSFPQTVELRRVRREYKANKISEEEYVKAIKEEISKVVKLQEELDIDVLVHGEPERNDMVEYFGEQLSGFAFTVNGWVQSYGSRCVKPPIIYGDVSRPKAMTVFWSTMAQSMTARPMKGMLTGPVTILNWSFVRVDQPRFETCYQIALAIKDEVEDLEKAGINVIQIDEAALREGLPLRKSEHAFYLDWSVHSFRITNCGVQDTTQIHTHMCYSNFNDIIQSIIDMDADVITIENSRSDEKLLSVFREGVKYGAGIGPGVYDIHSPRIPSTEEIADRINKMLAVLETNILWVNPDCGLKTRKYAEVNPALKNMVAAAKLLRTQLASAN